GAACATCTGTCATTCTTATCGATGACATGTTCAATTATTTTGGAATAATATTTCATTCATTTCGCTACTcattttattgaataataCTGTATTATATTCTTCTCATTTCTATCAGTGCAAGTATTGATTATTGGAATGTGTttagtaataaaaaaaagtacaaagATCCAAGGCACGtattaaaacaaaaaaattacatgCGAGAGATTTGAGTAAATTGTACCTGATATAAACCAATATATGCTAGCACTTAAAGAAAACATCAGAATATAGAGTTGAAAAGCGCCGATATATATCTTGGTTTGGAAATCTATTCAGGTTCATTCATCGCGCAATATAACATCACTACTGTTGAATAGGCGATTGTTTAACCAAATAAATGTTGAGACAGAGCATAAagtaaattttttattatttatcaaagaagtTCAGTGaaaccatttctttttatttaagAATTGTAATGAACTAATCCTCTAAATGAATGTTTGACACCTTTGCCACTTCATAAACCCctaagaaaaataataggCTTTAATCTGTGGACAACTTCAGTATCATTCGCTTGTTAATGTAAGTTAAATAAAACGAGAAGCTTCCCTAAAAATCTATATCCCTTTGCGAAAAGAAACTTGCTGAAACCTATATTCATTATTAGCTTCATTAACGAAGACCAGCCTCTTTAGTTAAATCACAACATACCCCACAAGAAATGGGAATCAAACTTAAACTGTAAGGAAAAATCCAGAAAGAATGCGGAGACATTGCAGAGCTACTAAGATTAAGGTTTTACGGTGGCCTTTTGCGATTAAAGAACAGAGTAGTTTTGCGTCTGTTATGTTTATTTTGCTAAAGCGAAAGACTTTCTGGTATGCATCTATTCTAattgtttgaaaatgaataatTCAGAAGAGGGAGCACaggaaattgaaaactttttatCAATGCTTGTTAAGTTCCTTCCTGCGAGAGATGTctgttattttcttatcaAGTCTCGGTCCCTAAAGTGCTGAGAGTACCAAATTGATCGTTTTGATACCTTAGGAGTCTAGAAAATGAATGTTTTTATCATCGCAATGATAAATAACACGAAGCTTTTATTTTGGTTCTCCTTCCAACTGAACATTACTTACATTATAGTAGTGagaatgatgataataatataaacAGTAGAAGTAATGCACAAGAAATTTAAGTGATTTAAAACTAAAAATCACCTGATAGCCCGCTTTTACTTTCTTATATTTTAATATCTACCTGATGATCCAAACTAAAACAAATATTAGTTCATTTCTGGCTTTTCGGAAAACAGACAGTTCGATGATGCTTTTATCTGGGGAGGGGGAATACTGTTAACATCAAAATACACATTGTGTAGTTAGAAATGATGCCACCTTACCAAGAACAAAGTTGGAAGATAATAAACAGGCCGCTGAATAAATATCCAgaatcttttatttttaatttattgACTAAGCTGTTTGAAACACTGCTTATAATTCTTGGGTTCAGTGTGAGTTGAAGCGCCCATTCAAGTCTCACAAGGATGTGGTCAAGAGATACAtattaataaaataaaactggatgattttttgaagataagAAATGTGACCAAAGGTcagtaatgaaaaaattaaagtaTCTTTACACGTAGcccattgttttcttttcacgTTTTCAAAGAGGGcataacaataataatcaGCTTTTCAAACTAGTCCCAGTATCTTTATTCTAAGTACTTTGTCAGTAGTTAAGTTGAAACTTCTATCGCTTGAAGATTGATCGCTTTTTAGATCCTTGAAACCACATAGTTATCAACAGATTCACTAAGAATGTGTGAATTCATGAACTCTATTTAACATTACACAACTCTCAGTGCATGcttaatattttattttagtCGAGGAAGAGAAGAGTACATTTTTGCATGGCAATCGTTTAAAGTAAATGGAACCTGTGTCTGACGTTGAAGTTCTGAACTAGAGTCCAAATCAAATCGAGAGCATACAATACTTTGACCAAGAATAGAAATGCTACAGGCACATAGAAGGGTTTTTCAAAGGCACATCTGCACCCCTATAATTGGCTTTCTCACATTTCACACATACGAATATATATAGTCCCCGGAATCAGTGCCACCTTATACGAAATCCATGAAGTAGGCATGCATcgttcaaattcaaatgcATCACCATAGTGATAACTAATTTGATGTGAATAAGATGTGGAGCATTTTGTGATAAAACGTGGAGACATAGACTGAGAAATTCATATAAATAGGGCGACTTAGATCTATCTTTAGGAAAACTCCTTCATTCTCTTTCTCCCTCTTTAGCTTATATAACCactaaaaaataaaacaaatacAATGGTCAAATTAATCTCAATCGCTGCCGGTGTCGCGGTTGTCGCTGCCGGTGTCGCTGCTGCCCCAGCCACCACCACTTTATCTCCATCTGACGAAAGAGTCAACCTGGTTGAATTGGGTGTCTACGTCTCTGATATCAGAGCTCATTTGGCCCAATACTACTTGTTCCAAGCCGCTCATCCAACCGAAACCTACCCAGTCGAAGTTGCTGAAGCTGTCTTCAACTATGGTGATTTCACCACCATGTTGACTGGTGTTGCTCCAGACCAAGTCACCAGAATGATCACTGGTGTCCCATGGTATTCAACTAGATTGAGACCAGCCATCTCTAGTGCTTTGTCAAAGGACGGTATCTACACTGCCATTCCAAACTAAAAACGATTTTAACGAACGAAATTATCaccagaaaaaaagaattgacGAAAATGTACATTTTAGTATTTTGGTCCAAATAATCAACTTCATAAAGTTATTAAATATCATCTCTAAAGAAAtgttataaaaaatatttatatgGTTATCAACTTCATCATTCCAGTACAAGGGctgtttttttgtcttaTCATCTCTTTCTGGGGCCTTTTCTTTAGTGTCAGGGTCTATGCAACCTATAATGCTTAGTAATAGAAATTACATCTTTTGTTGCGTAAATATATGTAACTTCTCAAATAGGTGATTATAGGTATTTATTAGTGAGAGCAAAGAGtaaatataaagaagagTTGCAGTAAAGGGCTAATATTTGAAGGTAAACATAATAATGGGATGCCATCTAGTATATGTGGCGCTGTAGTTCCCCTGTAAACCAACTCGTAATTGAGTCAAAGTGATTTGTGTAGTAGATTGGTACCTGATGTTTTATTGTCTTTGTATTTATAAAGTGGATGTGACGGAGAGTATGTAGAGGCGAATTTTTAGTGAAAAGAAGTGTGAGGCCGACACATGATTGAAATCTCTAATATAGATGCACTTGAAGCGATAATAATGGATAGAGAAGACCGGAGTttaagaaataataatcGATGAAGATGTGTAAATAATCAGTGGAAAATTGAACTTTCTTCGATTGATAAGACATTTTAAAGGATTTAcactgttggaataaggACTGGCTATCATATATTGACTAGTAACCgtattactagtatattatcatatatgGTGTCAAatgatgacataagttatgagaaaCTGTCATCAAATTTAGTGACGCTGAAACGCAGGATTGATAttgtaataaaaataatgaatgacaacatataaaacagaaaatcaataaaaTACTATTGTGTAGAATAATAGATTCCCTTTTGTGAATTGCTATATCATGGAGAAGAACTTATAGTATATTATGTCTGAATAATAATACcgcctttatcaacaatgaaatcccaacaattatctcaaaattcacccattTCTCAGTTGTCTAGAGATGTGCGTATCATATTATTGAGTTATGTTATCacacattttctttcaaatgtGAAGGGGTCATTTAATGTACAATTCAGTTCACTAACTTAAATccaaatttctttcatcaGTCTGAATATTTTAAATTCTGCTCAAGAGACTCCTagcatatttttcattatttgtCAATACTTCTTGTTTTGTGCCAGCTTGAACTTGAACAGTGGATATTTTAGGgaacattttttcaaattgaaattctACCCAGAATGAAGTTATATAATTGTTCAAGACGCCACATGATGTTGTGATTTTTCCCACATAATGAGAGAGCTTCGTTCAATGAAGGATTAAAAATATCAACCATTATGCTGAGATTCGCAAGAAGGAATAAAGGTCGCCAACCTACtattcaaataaaaaagaaaacaaacaGGAGCGGGTATCGTGAGAGGAAAGTAACTAAATTTTTAGTAAGGAAaccaaatatttctttctttatctttaaCTCAGTGAAAATTCGAAAGATACTATAAAGTGATATCTCTGGTTAAAAATACCATGGCATGGTCACTCATAAAGTGTGCACTTTTAATTTACCACCAACACATGCACCGACTATATTCGACTGTTTCACTGTATAAACCTTGCGATCACCCGTAAATGCCTCGGCAATAAGTACCCAAAACCCATCAAGTAAGGAGATAATCTGAGTACAATTTTTTAAAATCCATCGTATAAAACTCATATCTTTTTGAGATGATGCACTAACTAGTTCAGTGATAGTTTTGAGGGCAAATAATGATTCTGTTGCAGTTCTACCTTTCAGTTTTTGTGCACCATTTACCTTCTTTAACATCATTTTCCTAACGATATAGCTTTCACAGGCCTTATAATAAAACCTTGAACAGTAGCCGAAGCTCAATGACAAAACACAGAACTTTTTGCAGTAGACCTCAACCGCCCTTCTAATCGCACTTGCAAgtttaaaaaatgaactataaacattttcatcatataCGGCATTTAGAGAGTGGTATCGTATTATGTACGGTGAATCTTAACCGATCGCGAAAGAGATTATAGAAAGTTTAACAAACTTTTTTAAGCTTTTCGCGCGAACAAGGCAACACTAGCAGCCTCGGGAAAAGATATGACAGATTAAACATACACAGATTTTCTGTTACGAATTACTACCAAGCTGCAAGAAGTTCATGTTCACTGGCTGATTCAATGCATTTCATGCGGCGACCGAATCAATCAAAAAAGGGctaggaaaaaaaatgtttgcTCGTTCtctagttcttttttgtttagaTTTCTTGGCCTGAACCTGTAAAGTGTTTTATAAAATGCAAAAAGCTCTACTATATGGAATTATTTGTTGAGCAAATCAAGCTGGCTGCAAACTATAACGAAAGAGCATTCATTCTCGCTTACTTCAGGTACGCCTGTCTAATCGAAAGCAATTGCTGACATGCGAAGACTTTCCTCCCATGTCTagaagttttctttgaaagttCGATAACATGACATGTAATGTCAAGCTCCCTACTGAATTTgtctgaagaagaataattcCCCTCATCTCTAGCAATTTAGCACCTTGGTTTTTTCTCAGGATTTCGTATTTCGTTTGTTTTTTCGGCGCATCACACTTAAAGACCGAGAAAGGTTACTTGACAGTGCTGagaaaattctttttttttttcattgcaTGAAAACTCTGCAGTAGGAAAGCTTGAGATACCTTGCACCAAAATATTCAGGCTGCAATTGTTCTTCCGTATGCCTACTACAGTCCTCtggttttttcttgaacgcTATCGTCAATAATCGTTTGTTGGGAGTACATGTGTTGTAATTGCAAAGAATCTCCTCAGAAACGCATTTTAGTTTACCTAATTCCATCATTCGGTGGCACTCAAGCTGCTACAGCCCGGAGCTTAAGTTATGCCAGATTCCCAACATTACAAAGAAAGACCGTAGCTTCTATGTCTAGTGGAACTATAGCTGACATAAGCTTTTccataaaaaaagtttttttttgcttatTTACCATAATACATTTTAACTACATTACAAAGACTCGTAGTGCAAAAATGTCATTGCAGATGATTTTTAGATATGAACAGGAAAGTACGAGTACTAATTTGCTCTTACTGAATGGGGTTTCATTGTGAAAAGAACCCTACTTCCCTTAATTCAGTCTTGAATACTAATCTGCTGCACAGAATATGAGCACTTTGAaattatttatatacaagAGCAGTATCATCAGCTCCTTTGATGATAAAGTAGCGCCTTTTAAAAGGTTTGACTTGTAGCATACCTTTGAACAACTAACGACTCCGAAATGACCATCAGTAATTATCTGGTCTCAGCGTCCTTCGCCTTCTTGGCGTTATCTGGTACGGTGTCTGCTACTACAGAAGCTTGTTTGCCAACAAATAAGAGGAAAAATGGGATGAACATTAATTTCTACGAGTACGCATTAGGAGACACCTCCACGTACGCAAATCCTGCGTATATGGCCTACGAATACGCAAATACAACAAAAATAGGTTCTGTCACAGGGCAGACAAGTCTTTCCATCTACTATAACCCTCCTTGTAGTGGTACTCCTACCTGTTCTGACGACGACTCTTCCAGTTATCCATATCCCACTCATGTTTGGGATGTTATTAAACGTGAGAATCAGCCCTGTTACAATGTTGTGCCCTCCAAACGTGACACTACTGATTGTGATCCATATGCGGCTTATTGGAGTTCAGATCTATTTGGTTTCTATACCAGTCCAACGAATATAACTGTGGAAATGACGGGTTACTTTCTACCACCAGAATCTGGTGATTACACGTTTACGTTTGGTACAGCTGATGATTCCGCAGTTCTGTCAGTTGGGGGTGAGGCTGCTTTTAGATGCTGTGATCAACAATCCTCGGTCAAGTCGACTAGTTTCACAGTTGACGGCGTTGGATCTATGGGTGGGCCAACTATAGAGGGTTCAGTGTACATGTATGCCGGCTACTACTATCCAATTAAAATTGTTTTTTCGAATGCAGATTCTTCTGCTACACTTCCAATTGAAATCACTTTTCCAAATGGTACTTCTATTTTCAATGACTTCGAAGGGTATGTCTACTCATTTGAGAGCAATGTGGATCAATCTGATTGTACCATCACAGATCCTTCCAGTCATACAATTGCTGCGGTCGCAAGGACACGTACAAAGGCATGGACTGGTACTTACACAACAACACACACCCAAACTTCTCTTTATACTGGTTTAAACGGTTTGACTACCGAAGaaacaatttttgaaatccaAACACCAACTGTTGTTACCTcgtcttttatttcatctACTGAGTCAGCAGTCAGTTCCACATCGTCTCACAGCGAGAACAGCAGCgtttctccttcttctaCTGAGTCAGCAGTCGGTTCCACATCGTCTCATACCGAGAACATCAGCacttctccttcttctaCTGAGTCAGCAGTCGGTTCCACATCGTCTCATACCGAGAACAGTAGTACTGCATCTTCCTCTACTGAGTCAACAGTCAGTTCCACATCGTTTCACAGCGAGAACAGCAGCACTTCTACATCTTCTACTGAGTCAGCAGTCGGTTCCACATCGTCTCATACCGAGAACAGTAGTACTGCATCTTCCTCTACTGAGTCAACAGTCAGTTCCACATCGTTTCACAGCGAGAACAGCAGCACTTCTACATCTTCTTCCAATCACACCATTGCTGCAGTTGCAAGAACAAGTACAAAGGCATGGACTGGTACTTACACAACAACACACACCCAAACTTCTCTTTATACTGGTTTAAACGGTTTGACTACCGAAGaaacaatttttgaaatccaAACACCAACTGTTGTTACCTcgtcttttatttcatctACTGAGTCAGCAGTCAGTTCCACATCGTTTCACAGCGAGAACAGCAGCacttctccttcttctaCTGAGTCAGCAGTCGGTTCCACATCGTCTCATAGCGAGAACAGTAGTACTGCATCTTCCTCTACTGAGTCAACAGTCAGTTCCACATCGTCTCACAGCGAGAACAGCAGCgtttctccttcttctaCTGAGTCAGCAGTCGGTTCCACATCGTCTCACAGCGAGAACATCAGCacttctccttcttctaCTGAGTCAGCAGTCGGTTCCACATCGTCTCATAGCGAGAACAGTAGTACTGCATCTTCCTCTACTGAGTCAACAGTCAGTTCCACATCGTCTCACAGCGAGAACAGTAGTACTGCATCTTCCTCTACTGAGCCAACAGTCAGTTCCACATCGTCTCACAGCGCGAACATCAGCACTTCTACATCTTCTTCCAATCACACCATTGCTGCAGTTGCAAGAACAAGTACAAAGGCATGGACTGGCACTTACACAACAACACACACCCAAACTTCTCTTTATACTGGTTTAAACGGTTTGACTACCGAAGaaacaatttttgaaatccaAACACCAACTGTTGTTACCTcgtcttttatttcatctACTGAGTCAGCAGTCAGTTCCACATCGTCTCACAGCGAGAACAGCAGCgtttctccttcttctaCTGAGTCAGCAGTCGGTTCCACATCGTCTCACAGCGAGAACATCAGCacttctccttcttctaCTGAGTCAGCAGTCGGTTCCACATCGTCTCATACCGAGAACAGTAGTACTGCATCTTCCTCTACTGAGTCAACAGTCAGTTCCACATCGTTTCACAGCGAGAACAGCAGCACTTCTACATCTTCTACTGAGTCAGCAGTCGGTTCCACATCGTCTCATACCGAGAACAGTAGTACTGCATCTTCCTCTACTGAGTCAACAGTCAGTTCCACATCGTTTCACAGCGAGAACAGCAGCACTTCTACATCTTCTTCCAATCACACCATTGCTGCAGTTGCAAGAACAAGTACAAAGGCATGGACTGGTACTTACACAACAACACACACCCAAACTTCTCTTTATACTGGTTTAAACGGTTTGACTACCGAAGaaacaatttttgaaatccaAACACCAACCAGTACCGCTTCATTTAATGTTTCATCTGTTTATGGCTCAAGCGTATCTACCAGATCAGCCTCCAATCCaaccaccatcaccacCACTATAACATCATCACAGTATGAGTTTACTAGCTCATCCTTTTTGGTTACCATCACAATTAGCAGCGAGGCCACGTTATTTACTGAATCAATCGCTAGCGGTACAACCGTAACAGAAGTCACTAGTTCATTTGATTCACTTATTGACTCTACCGTTAGTTTCACAACATCATCTGCTCAACCTTCAATCACCAGTtctatattatcatatattgATAGTAATACTCCAGTCCATCAAAGCAAGCAAACTCCTATCACTAGTTCTACCACTTCATTTACTGGATTAACCAAATATCTCTCTAAACCGAATGCTATTTCAACGCTTGGATCTCTAATGGGTACTGATTCAATTCCTAGTTCATCTGCTTGTTCAAATCAAACTGGCATCCTCACATCTTTTATCACTAGCCTAAAGAATCAAGAAACTGCCACTGGTTTCTCTTTGGCTTCGTTAAAAACTGGGTCACCTGATATTTCTGAGTCATACATTTTATCTTCAATTAAATCTATTGATTCAATAACCGAGTCCTCTTACAGTATAACCGAGTCCTTCGCGCACACAAAGAGTTACGAAACCTTTACAAGTTCCACATTTACTTTCCCATCCTCTGAGCCTTCACAATTCCACAATTCGTTATTCTCCTCACCTCGTTCTACTACTAAAATGAGAACTCGTGTTAACACGTCCTacaaaaaatcaatttttACTGGTGATTCAAACTCGTCTGTTTTTACAAACAGAAATTCCACCCCAACTTCCAGTTCTTTTTCCAAGTCACAAATAATTTCTATCGTCAGCAATACTTCTGGATCTTATCAAGGTCACACATCCGCTAAAAATCTGACTTCATTTATGAAAACAACTAAAAGGACTACCTTGGTTACTATAACCTCTTGCAAGTTTGGTACCTGTTCTAAAACTCTTTCTCCTTCTATTATTTCTAAAGCCACAACTACAGTTGGAGATATATCGACGGAATACACCACTTGGTGTCCTGATATTTCTACGaagtcaaaaaaaaaaacgacaCTTGTGACTTTGAAAATGTGCAATTCAAATGTTTGTTACGAGACTGCTTCCCCTGCGATTGTCACTGCATCCAAGACTACAATTAATGGGATCGCTACTGAATACACTACATGGTGTCCTATCTCCTCTAGTGaattaaaagaacaaaCAGCTCAGGTTAATGTGACTTATTGCACGTCAAGTATCTGTTTTAAAACTACTAATCCTGCCATAGTTTCTACAGCATCCACTACCAAGAGTGGTTATGTTGCAATATATCCTACGCGGAACCCACAAACAGAGAAGAAAGTGAGTACTAGTGGTACCACTATTGGTAGTGAAAAATGTActaaatcaaaaacaataacaagCGAAAATAACATGTCATCGTTACCAGGACCAGGTTATAACAAGCATACAGCTCCCGCAACTAATGAAATATCCCAAAATATTAAAGTTTCTTCTGCCTTGGAAGTTGTGTACACTAAAGCTGAGCTAACAAGTAACTTGAATACCTTTTCTCAACAACTTTCTAGCACATACACAAGCAGCCTATTATTGTCTACCACCGCTTCTCTAGAAATTTCGAGGTATGCTGGAATTGCCAATAGTCTGTTTTCCAACAGTATTTTTAGTGTATTCATTGCCTCCTTGTTGACGATCTTTTGCTAAGCACATGATTTTCAAATTATAGTACCATTTCGTTGCTGGAGAAttaatgaagaataaaagCAAGTATTCATACACTACATAAGAAAAATGTTAAAACAAACGCCATTTGGTCATATTAAACATGACTAACCTAATGATGATGGCTCGACAATTCACTGTAAAGGTTGAATATAACAActcatatatatgtatatgtaaATACCAAGTTAATCGTTCAATTTATAGATCATTAAAATGACCGTACAACCATTATTAAACAATCTCAAACCATTTACACATTCTGTAACATGTATCACATATGCTGTCTGGTTACCTCATATATTCACAGTATCATTGGTGGAAGAACGGTAAGTcgcttttcaaaataaagCTCAAACAAATATCTGAACAAAGTCCTGATAGCATTAAAAAGATTTAAATTAAAAATAGACATcataaagaaagaaaaatctaaaGATAGTTGTTAGGCATTCAGGAATGCATTGGTAATTCTACTATTTATGTATTCTTCACCTTTGCACCATGGTCACATCCCGCAAAGAAAGACCTTTCTTATAAAGTTCTACAGTTAAATACTAATTAATAACAAAAGGAAGAGTCAAGATCtttaaagaagataaaaaactatatgttaaaatatgaaatttaAGTGGCCCATACTTAGCATGATTCGCTGATTAATGTATAACAAGCTTGAAAGTACGTATAGCAGCACGGATTGTAAATAGAGCTCATTtaatattaggtatttTTGTGCaagtcatttttttctttggagTTAATTGCTTTTTCAGAGTATCTtttatacaaaaaaatcctAATCCACAAGTTAATGTTTCCCATTTTAAGT
This genomic stretch from Saccharomyces mikatae IFO 1815 strain IFO1815 genome assembly, chromosome: 5 harbors:
- the SMKI05G2680 gene encoding SRP1/TIP1 family protein, with the translated sequence MVKLISIAAGVAVVAAGVAAAPATTTLSPSDERVNLVELGVYVSDIRAHLAQYYLFQAAHPTETYPVEVAEAVFNYGDFTTMLTGVAPDQVTRMITGVPWYSTRLRPAISSALSKDGIYTAIPN
- the SMKI05G2690 gene encoding uncharacterized protein produces the protein MTISNYLVSASFAFLALSGTVSATTEACLPTNKRKNGMNINFYEYALGDTSTYANPAYMAYEYANTTKIGSVTGQTSLSIYYNPPCSGTPTCSDDDSSSYPYPTHVWDVIKRENQPCYNVVPSKRDTTDCDPYAAYWSSDLFGFYTSPTNITVEMTGYFLPPESGDYTFTFGTADDSAVLSVGGEAAFRCCDQQSSVKSTSFTVDGVGSMGGPTIEGSVYMYAGYYYPIKIVFSNADSSATLPIEITFPNGTSIFNDFEGYVYSFESNVDQSDCTITDPSSHTIAAVARTRTKAWTGTYTTTHTQTSLYTGLNGLTTEETIFEIQTPTVVTSSFISSTESAVSSTSSHSENSSVSPSSTESAVGSTSSHTENISTSPSSTESAVGSTSSHTENSSTASSSTESTVSSTSFHSENSSTSTSSTESAVGSTSSHTENSSTASSSTESTVSSTSFHSENSSTSTSSSNHTIAAVARTSTKAWTGTYTTTHTQTSLYTGLNGLTTEETIFEIQTPTVVTSSFISSTESAVSSTSFHSENSSTSPSSTESAVGSTSSHSENSSTASSSTESTVSSTSSHSENSSVSPSSTESAVGSTSSHSENISTSPSSTESAVGSTSSHSENSSTASSSTESTVSSTSSHSENSSTASSSTEPTVSSTSSHSANISTSTSSSNHTIAAVARTSTKAWTGTYTTTHTQTSLYTGLNGLTTEETIFEIQTPTVVTSSFISSTESAVSSTSSHSENSSVSPSSTESAVGSTSSHSENISTSPSSTESAVGSTSSHTENSSTASSSTESTVSSTSFHSENSSTSTSSTESAVGSTSSHTENSSTASSSTESTVSSTSFHSENSSTSTSSSNHTIAAVARTSTKAWTGTYTTTHTQTSLYTGLNGLTTEETIFEIQTPTSTASFNVSSVYGSSVSTRSASNPTTITTTITSSQYEFTSSSFLVTITISSEATLFTESIASGTTVTEVTSSFDSLIDSTVSFTTSSAQPSITSSILSYIDSNTPVHQSKQTPITSSTTSFTGLTKYLSKPNAISTLGSLMGTDSIPSSSACSNQTGILTSFITSLKNQETATGFSLASLKTGSPDISESYILSSIKSIDSITESSYSITESFAHTKSYETFTSSTFTFPSSEPSQFHNSLFSSPRSTTKMRTRVNTSYKKSIFTGDSNSSVFTNRNSTPTSSSFSKSQIISIVSNTSGSYQGHTSAKNLTSFMKTTKRTTLVTITSCKFGTCSKTLSPSIISKATTTVGDISTEYTTWCPDISTKSKKKTTLVTLKMCNSNVCYETASPAIVTASKTTINGIATEYTTWCPISSSELKEQTAQVNVTYCTSSICFKTTNPAIVSTASTTKSGYVAIYPTRNPQTEKKVSTSGTTIGSEKCTKSKTITSENNMSSLPGPGYNKHTAPATNEISQNIKVSSALEVVYTKAELTSNLNTFSQQLSSTYTSSLLLSTTASLEISRYAGIANSLFSNSIFSVFIASLLTIFC